One region of Qipengyuania gaetbuli genomic DNA includes:
- a CDS encoding DUF3089 domain-containing protein — MARKFLYLIAIIITVIVVGAIGLAIYGRELTDMAFVPRGEFVEQEALAANAYEDPAMWYSRPGIGTDDPARYQPAVAETPPDPATRTLSPEAPAAEQSVGSPDYLETVGSRRGDPARASEVPGFAVFFVPPTSYTKGALGDWNAPLDDPETDTLARTFLRGLASPFNRADEIWAPKYRQASVGAFLSDKPDAEMAIDAAYADVAQAFDYFLESVDDEKPIVLAGHSQGSVHVLRLLREKLAGTPAEARIAAVYAPGWPISVEHDLPALPIPACAAPGQAGCLMSFASFADDGDPGQLLQRYSALPGLDGEPRGGEDPILCVNPLTGMTGGSAPASDNLGTLKPDATMGSAELVPGAVGARCDASGILRIGEAPDLGPGVLPGGNYHVYDIPLFWKNLQEDVIRRVKAWSTARS, encoded by the coding sequence ATGGCGCGTAAGTTTCTCTACCTCATCGCCATAATCATCACGGTTATCGTCGTCGGCGCGATCGGGCTTGCGATCTATGGCCGCGAACTGACCGACATGGCGTTCGTTCCGCGGGGCGAGTTCGTCGAGCAGGAAGCGCTCGCCGCCAATGCATATGAAGACCCGGCGATGTGGTATTCGCGGCCCGGCATCGGGACCGACGATCCTGCACGCTACCAGCCGGCCGTGGCAGAAACCCCGCCCGATCCCGCCACCCGCACTCTTTCGCCCGAAGCGCCCGCGGCAGAGCAAAGCGTGGGCAGCCCCGACTATCTCGAGACGGTCGGTTCACGCCGCGGCGATCCGGCGCGCGCCAGCGAAGTGCCGGGCTTCGCGGTCTTCTTCGTGCCGCCGACCAGCTACACCAAGGGCGCGCTGGGTGACTGGAACGCGCCGCTGGACGATCCGGAAACCGACACGCTGGCCCGCACATTCCTGCGCGGACTGGCCAGCCCTTTCAACCGGGCGGACGAAATCTGGGCGCCCAAATACCGGCAGGCCTCGGTCGGCGCTTTCCTCAGCGACAAACCCGATGCGGAGATGGCGATCGACGCCGCCTATGCCGACGTGGCGCAGGCCTTCGATTACTTCCTCGAAAGCGTCGATGACGAGAAACCCATCGTCCTTGCCGGCCACAGCCAGGGTTCGGTGCATGTGCTGCGCCTGCTCCGCGAAAAGCTGGCCGGCACTCCGGCAGAGGCGCGCATCGCCGCCGTCTATGCTCCCGGCTGGCCGATCTCGGTCGAACACGACCTGCCCGCCCTGCCGATACCCGCCTGCGCGGCGCCGGGACAGGCAGGTTGCCTGATGTCCTTCGCCAGCTTCGCCGATGATGGCGATCCCGGCCAATTGCTGCAGCGCTACAGTGCCCTGCCCGGCCTCGACGGCGAACCGCGCGGCGGAGAAGACCCGATCCTGTGCGTCAATCCCCTGACCGGCATGACCGGCGGCTCCGCCCCCGCAAGCGACAATCTCGGCACGCTGAAGCCCGACGCGACGATGGGTTCGGCGGAGCTGGTGCCCGGAGCTGTCGGTGCCCGCTGCGATGCCTCGGGCATCCTGCGGATCGGAGAGGCGCCCGATCTCGGCCCGGGCGTCCTGCCGGGCGGCAATTACCACGTGTACGATATCCCGCTGTTCTGGAAGAACCTGCAGGAAGACGTGATCAGGCGGGTCAAGGCGTGGTCGACGGCCCGATCGTAA
- the ruvX gene encoding Holliday junction resolvase RuvX — translation MVDGPIVTDNRLDFGDALADGGALLGLDVGTKTVGVATCDAGWRFATAGKTLQRGKFTQDSGKLRELVRERSIKGVVIGLPRNMDGSEGPRAQASRAYARNIAAALDLPVLLWDERWSTASAEAAMIGQDMSRSKRAERIDAHAAAVILQGAIDALAGGGF, via the coding sequence GTGGTCGACGGCCCGATCGTAACCGACAACCGGCTCGATTTCGGCGATGCGCTGGCCGATGGCGGCGCGCTGCTGGGGCTCGATGTCGGGACCAAAACCGTCGGCGTCGCCACCTGCGATGCCGGCTGGCGCTTTGCCACGGCCGGCAAGACGCTCCAGCGGGGCAAATTCACGCAGGACAGCGGCAAGCTGCGCGAGCTGGTGCGCGAACGCTCGATCAAGGGCGTCGTCATCGGCCTGCCGCGCAACATGGACGGCAGCGAAGGCCCGCGTGCGCAGGCCAGCCGCGCCTATGCCCGAAATATCGCAGCGGCGCTGGACTTGCCCGTGCTGCTGTGGGACGAACGCTGGTCGACCGCGAGTGCGGAGGCAGCGATGATCGGCCAGGACATGAGCCGGTCCAAGAGGGCCGAACGCATCGATGCCCATGCGGCAGCAGTCATCCTGCAGGGCGCCATAGACGCGCTCGCAGGGGGAGGTTTTTGA